One genomic window of Buchnera aphidicola (Drepanosiphum platanoidis) includes the following:
- a CDS encoding beta-propeller fold lactonase family protein codes for MTYNIYISFPKENKIKNFILTKKNNFFLQQSLKISGSIQPLLICKKNKLLYTGIRPFSKILTCKILSSGRLKIIKELSILGNSNHLSINLKKKLLFSSSYSGNCLSVITLNKLGIPQENIQTYFNINGCHYSTSCSNNKLLISSALLSDEIYFFNIKKKTIYKNKNIKKIVCNKKSGPRHMSIYENKKYKFLYVLNEINGTIDVWNFKHFYTKKKMFHIQNIKITNIKKKNFWSSDIHITPCNNYLYATDRSSHTITLFKINKKKGYLKILKIYNTETQPRSFCIDEDGKLLIIVGEKSKYISIYKISKKTGFLNIINRFLIGKNALWVTINKK; via the coding sequence ATGACATATAATATATATATTTCTTTTCCTAAAGAAAACAAAATAAAAAATTTTATTTTAACAAAAAAAAATAATTTTTTTTTACAACAATCTTTAAAAATTTCAGGATCTATACAACCTTTATTAATTTGTAAAAAAAATAAACTTTTATATACTGGAATACGACCATTTTCTAAAATTTTAACTTGTAAAATACTTTCATCTGGAAGATTAAAAATAATTAAAGAATTGTCAATTTTAGGAAATTCTAATCATTTATCAATAAATTTAAAAAAAAAACTTTTGTTTTCTAGTTCTTATAGTGGTAATTGTTTAAGTGTAATAACTTTAAATAAATTAGGAATTCCACAAGAAAATATTCAAACTTATTTTAATATTAATGGTTGTCATTATTCTACTTCATGCTCGAATAATAAACTTTTAATTTCTTCAGCTCTATTATCAGATGAAATTTATTTTTTTAATATAAAAAAAAAAACAATTTATAAAAATAAAAATATAAAAAAAATTGTTTGTAATAAAAAAAGCGGACCTAGACATATGAGTATTTATGAAAATAAAAAATATAAATTTTTATATGTATTAAATGAAATTAATGGAACTATTGATGTATGGAATTTTAAACACTTTTATACAAAAAAAAAAATGTTTCATATTCAAAATATTAAAATTACAAATATTAAAAAAAAAAATTTTTGGTCTTCTGATATTCATATTACTCCTTGTAATAATTATTTATATGCTACTGATCGATCTTCACATACTATTACATTGTTTAAAATTAATAAAAAAAAAGGTTATTTAAAAATTTTAAAAATATATAACACTGAAACTCAACCAAGAAGTTTTTGCATTGATGAAGATGGAAAATTATTAATAATTGTTGGAGAAAAATCAAAATATATTTCTATATATAAAATTTCTAAAAAAACAGGATTTTTAAATATAATAAATAGATTCTTGATTGGAAAAAATGCATTATGGGTTACGATAAATAAAAAATAA
- the glyA gene encoding serine hydroxymethyltransferase, whose translation MIKKKKNFFFKDYKLWNLIKKEKIRQNSCINLIASENYTSLEIMKAQGSCLTNKYAEGYPNNRYYAGCKYIDKIENLAIKRAKKLFKADYANVQPHSGSQANFSVYQALLSPGDKILGMKLSHGGHLTHGSSVNFSGKIYNPIFYELDKNGKIDYNFINFLAKKHKPKIIIGGFSSYSGLCNWKYFRKIADKINAYLIVDMSHISGLVAAGLHSNPLKYAHVVTSTTHKTLAGPRGGMILSNEKNKVLYSKLDKSVFPGTQGGPLVHIIAAKAIAFKNANNIKFVNYQIQVLKNSKTMCKYFIKNGFTIVSNETKNHLFLIDLSKKNINGKEAEKLLEKSNIIVNKNSVPNDLQNPSITSGIRIGTAAITKRGFKKLEVKKICSWIVYLLNNDKKNVNYLKIKRKVFNLCNHFPIKK comes from the coding sequence ATGATAAAAAAAAAAAAAAATTTTTTTTTTAAAGATTATAAATTATGGAACTTAATAAAAAAAGAAAAAATTCGTCAAAATAGTTGTATAAATTTAATCGCTTCAGAAAATTATACAAGTCTAGAAATTATGAAAGCTCAAGGATCTTGCTTAACTAATAAATATGCGGAAGGATATCCTAATAATAGATATTATGCTGGTTGTAAATATATAGATAAAATAGAAAATTTAGCAATTAAAAGAGCTAAAAAATTATTTAAAGCAGATTATGCAAACGTTCAACCACATTCTGGATCACAGGCTAACTTTTCTGTATATCAAGCTTTGTTAAGTCCTGGAGATAAAATTTTAGGAATGAAATTGTCTCATGGAGGTCATTTAACACATGGATCATCAGTAAATTTTTCAGGAAAAATATATAATCCTATTTTTTATGAATTAGATAAAAATGGAAAAATTGATTATAATTTTATAAATTTTTTAGCAAAAAAACATAAACCAAAAATTATAATAGGGGGTTTTTCTTCATATTCTGGATTATGTAATTGGAAATATTTTAGAAAAATTGCAGATAAAATTAATGCTTATTTAATAGTAGATATGTCTCATATATCAGGATTAGTAGCTGCAGGTTTACATTCAAATCCTCTTAAATATGCACATGTAGTTACAAGCACTACTCATAAGACTTTGGCTGGTCCTCGAGGAGGTATGATTTTATCAAATGAAAAAAATAAAGTTTTATACTCTAAATTAGATAAATCTGTTTTTCCTGGAACACAAGGAGGACCTTTAGTACATATAATTGCAGCTAAAGCTATTGCATTTAAAAACGCAAATAATATAAAATTTGTTAATTATCAAATTCAAGTTTTAAAAAATTCTAAAACTATGTGCAAATATTTTATAAAAAATGGATTTACGATTGTATCGAATGAAACTAAAAATCATTTATTTTTAATAGATTTATCTAAAAAAAATATTAATGGAAAAGAAGCAGAAAAATTATTAGAAAAATCAAATATTATTGTAAATAAAAATTCTGTTCCTAATGATTTACAAAATCCTTCCATTACATCAGGAATTAGAATTGGAACAGCAGCAATTACTAAAAGAGGTTTTAAAAAATTAGAAGTGAAAAAAATATGTTCTTGGATAGTTTATTTATTAAACAATGATAAAAAGAATGTAAATTATTTAAAAATAAAAAGAAAAGTATTTAATTTATGTAATCATTTTCCTATAAAAAAATAA
- the topA gene encoding type I DNA topoisomerase, which produces MKKLVIVESPTKAKTIGNYLGKNYIVKSSYGHIRDLPSKTSKKILKKKKKFNNPNKKKNSILFNKLGIDPNNNWNFKYNILPGKEKLVKNLKKMSKDFKYIYLATDLDREGESIAWHLKEVIKNKNAKFIRVKFNEITKNAILSSFKKEKTIDINKVHAQKTRRFMDRIVGYMVSPLLWKKISRGLSAGRVQSAALRLITERELKIKQFILKKYWKVYFCLFKKNFFISFNIIKDNLKTVIFKSKKQIKIFKKKNFKNVYYISKIDKKIIFKKPLKPFITSTLQRFSLKKLNFNIKKTMLLAQKLYELGYITYMRTDSTHLSKNSIKLAKKYIVEKYGKKYVCKKKKYFLKKKLTEEAHEAIRPSKINQKINLLKGINKDGKKLYLLIKNRFLMSQMSDSIYYSYDFYVKSNFLKLFKNKKILLFKGWQKINKLEKKKKVFYNKIKVGDILSLKKIKIKKFFTRPMSRFNEGSLVKKLESLKIGRPSTYSTIINNLNYRGYVELFKKKFYAQKIGEIIVRFLKKYFFYLIDYKFTAKMEKKLDKISNNKIFWKIVLDKFYKNFLKSLKIVEKKHENNSKKKLLNFTSIKCKVCSKRMVLKIGVTGVFLGCSGYSSLNKNRCKYTKNLISEIEFLRFKKFSDKEKKIFIKKKYCKKCNFILDNYIINKNKIIKICYNYPFCNYFKIKKVSKKFSKIFYKLIKCFKCKKNMIFKGGKFGKFFICKNKKCKNIRKILKDGKIDSPKITPILFPEILCKNSNTFFVLREGISGLFFAAYTFPKSRETRAPFIEELLKFKKLLPKRIKYLSTAPIKDNKGNKTILKFDKKTKQQFVTSINKKNKKTNLNLFFIDGKWK; this is translated from the coding sequence ATGAAAAAATTAGTTATTGTAGAATCTCCGACTAAAGCAAAAACAATTGGAAATTATTTGGGTAAAAATTACATTGTAAAATCTAGTTATGGACATATAAGAGATTTACCTTCTAAAACTTCTAAAAAAATTTTGAAAAAAAAAAAAAAATTTAATAATCCTAATAAAAAAAAAAATAGTATACTTTTTAATAAATTAGGAATTGACCCAAATAATAATTGGAATTTTAAATATAACATTTTACCTGGTAAAGAAAAATTAGTAAAAAATTTAAAAAAAATGTCAAAAGATTTTAAATATATATATTTAGCAACAGATTTAGATCGAGAGGGCGAATCTATTGCTTGGCATTTAAAAGAAGTAATTAAAAATAAAAATGCAAAATTTATTAGAGTAAAATTTAATGAAATTACTAAAAATGCTATTTTATCTTCATTTAAAAAAGAAAAAACTATAGATATTAATAAAGTTCATGCTCAAAAAACAAGAAGATTTATGGATAGAATTGTTGGATATATGGTTTCTCCCTTATTATGGAAAAAAATTTCTAGAGGATTGTCTGCTGGAAGAGTGCAATCAGCAGCTTTAAGATTAATAACTGAAAGAGAATTAAAAATTAAACAATTTATTTTAAAAAAATACTGGAAAGTTTATTTTTGTTTATTTAAAAAAAATTTTTTTATTTCTTTTAATATTATTAAAGATAATTTAAAAACTGTAATTTTTAAAAGTAAAAAACAAATAAAAATTTTTAAAAAAAAAAATTTTAAAAATGTTTATTATATTTCAAAAATAGATAAAAAAATTATTTTTAAAAAACCTTTAAAACCTTTTATTACTTCTACTTTACAACGATTTTCATTAAAAAAATTAAATTTTAATATAAAAAAAACTATGTTACTAGCTCAAAAATTATATGAATTAGGATACATTACTTATATGAGAACAGATTCAACTCATTTAAGTAAAAATTCTATAAAATTAGCAAAAAAATATATTGTTGAAAAGTATGGTAAAAAATATGTTTGTAAAAAAAAAAAATATTTTTTAAAAAAAAAATTAACAGAAGAAGCACATGAAGCTATTAGACCCTCAAAAATTAATCAAAAAATTAATTTATTAAAAGGAATAAATAAAGATGGAAAAAAATTATATTTATTAATTAAAAATAGATTTTTAATGTCTCAAATGAGTGATTCAATTTATTATTCTTATGATTTTTATGTAAAATCAAATTTTTTAAAATTATTTAAAAATAAAAAAATTTTATTATTTAAAGGTTGGCAAAAAATTAATAAATTAGAAAAAAAAAAAAAAGTATTTTATAATAAAATTAAAGTTGGAGATATTTTATCTTTAAAAAAAATAAAAATAAAAAAATTTTTTACTCGCCCAATGTCCAGATTTAATGAAGGATCTTTAGTAAAAAAATTAGAAAGTTTAAAAATAGGAAGACCATCAACATATTCTACAATTATAAATAATTTAAATTATCGAGGTTATGTAGAATTGTTTAAAAAAAAATTTTATGCTCAAAAAATTGGAGAAATAATTGTTAGATTTTTAAAAAAATATTTTTTTTATTTAATTGATTATAAATTTACAGCAAAAATGGAAAAAAAATTAGATAAAATTTCTAATAATAAAATTTTTTGGAAAATTGTTTTAGATAAATTTTATAAAAATTTTTTAAAATCTTTAAAAATTGTAGAAAAAAAACATGAAAATAACTCAAAAAAAAAATTATTAAATTTTACTTCTATAAAATGTAAAGTATGTTCAAAAAGAATGGTTTTAAAAATTGGAGTTACTGGGGTTTTTTTAGGTTGTTCTGGATATTCTTCTTTGAATAAAAATCGTTGCAAATATACAAAAAATTTAATTTCTGAAATAGAATTTTTAAGATTTAAAAAATTTTCGGATAAAGAAAAAAAAATTTTTATAAAAAAAAAATATTGTAAAAAATGTAATTTTATTTTAGATAATTATATAATTAACAAAAATAAAATTATTAAAATTTGTTATAATTATCCTTTTTGTAATTATTTTAAAATTAAAAAAGTTTCTAAAAAATTTTCCAAAATTTTTTATAAACTTATAAAATGTTTTAAATGTAAAAAAAATATGATTTTTAAAGGAGGAAAATTTGGAAAATTTTTTATATGTAAGAATAAAAAATGTAAAAATATAAGAAAAATTTTAAAAGATGGAAAAATTGATTCTCCTAAAATAACTCCTATTTTATTTCCTGAAATATTATGTAAAAATTCTAACACTTTTTTTGTATTAAGAGAAGGAATTTCAGGTCTTTTTTTTGCAGCTTATACTTTCCCTAAGTCTAGAGAAACAAGAGCTCCATTTATCGAAGAATTATTAAAATTTAAAAAATTGTTACCTAAAAGAATAAAATATTTAAGTACAGCTCCTATTAAGGATAATAAAGGAAACAAAACAATTTTAAAATTTGATAAAAAAACAAAACAACAATTTGTAACTTCTATAAATAAAAAAAATAAAAAAACTAATTTAAATTTATTTTTTATAGATGGAAAATGGAAATAA
- a CDS encoding inositol monophosphatase family protein, producing the protein MNPMLNIAIKAVRIGGDNMAQLYDRNIKNINKKEIFLKIIEQSYQIMFNIIKRYYPLHIIYNYNNYINYKNIFFKKKINFPIWILKTISGEENFKKQIPYFCVSISILIKKKNSLSIIYDPLRNELFTAIKGKGAQSNGYRIKKENKIHLKNCICSLKNKNIDKNNSYKYFKIIKMLNEKKIKIRNLGSTSLDLAYLSDGRIDYILDFNFKPHKFIVGKLNVIESGGIISDFKGGCNYINSLAIISRNIKLLKFFLKK; encoded by the coding sequence ATGAATCCAATGTTAAATATTGCAATAAAAGCTGTAAGAATAGGAGGAGATAATATGGCTCAATTATATGATAGAAACATTAAAAATATTAATAAAAAAGAAATTTTTTTAAAAATAATAGAACAATCATATCAAATTATGTTTAATATAATAAAAAGATATTATCCTTTACATATCATATATAATTATAATAATTATATAAATTATAAAAACATTTTTTTTAAAAAAAAAATAAATTTTCCTATTTGGATTTTAAAAACTATTAGTGGAGAAGAAAACTTTAAAAAACAAATTCCATATTTTTGTGTTTCTATCTCTATATTAATAAAAAAAAAAAATAGTTTATCTATAATATATGATCCATTAAGAAATGAATTATTTACAGCTATAAAAGGAAAAGGAGCTCAATCTAATGGATATAGAATAAAAAAAGAAAATAAAATTCATTTAAAAAATTGTATATGCTCTTTAAAAAATAAAAACATAGACAAAAATAATTCCTATAAATATTTTAAAATTATTAAAATGTTGAATGAAAAAAAAATTAAAATAAGAAATTTAGGATCTACATCTTTGGATTTAGCTTATTTATCAGATGGAAGAATAGATTATATATTAGATTTTAATTTTAAACCTCATAAATTTATTGTAGGAAAGTTAAACGTTATAGAGTCTGGAGGAATAATTAGTGATTTTAAAGGAGGCTGTAATTATATAAATTCTTTAGCTATTATTTCTAGAAATATAAAATTATTAAAATTTTTTTTAAAAAAATAA
- the hisS gene encoding histidine--tRNA ligase — translation MNKKNQSIRGIHDLLPKDLIIWNYIENVLKKIFNNYGYSEIRLPILEKTNLFQKSIGNSTDIIEKEMYTFLDKKGNSISLRPESTASCCRAILQNNLLKTVMQKFWYFGPMFRYERPQKERFRQFYQFGIEVFGLKSNLIDLEIILIMKRCFKQLKLIKFVYLEINTIGSLESRNIYKKKLIKFLNSKKHLFTDQEIITCKKNPLRILDSKNKNIQKILKNAPKLIDYITKKEKKNFLKFCKNIKNMSINYKINHNLVRGLDYYNDLVFEWKSNFLGSQNTICGGGRYDYLINKIYGRNIPALGFAIGMERLISLVNITKSIILKNDQTDIYFIQEKNSKNLDNIKIIENIRNNFPNLKIIFDYHVGNIKKKLIRAKKFNAKIVIINKFKKNKNFIIFKKYNENKESIILKKQIIKKIFNYFK, via the coding sequence TTGAATAAAAAAAATCAATCTATTAGAGGTATACATGATCTTTTACCAAAAGATCTTATCATTTGGAATTATATAGAAAATGTTTTAAAAAAAATTTTTAATAATTATGGTTATTCTGAAATTAGATTACCAATTTTAGAAAAAACTAATTTATTTCAAAAATCTATTGGAAATTCTACAGATATTATAGAAAAAGAAATGTATACTTTTTTAGATAAAAAAGGAAATTCTATTAGTTTAAGACCAGAATCTACAGCTTCTTGTTGTAGAGCTATTTTACAAAATAATCTGCTAAAAACAGTAATGCAAAAATTTTGGTATTTTGGGCCTATGTTTCGATATGAAAGACCTCAAAAAGAACGTTTTCGACAATTTTATCAGTTTGGAATAGAAGTTTTTGGCTTAAAAAGTAATTTAATTGATTTAGAAATAATTTTAATCATGAAAAGATGTTTTAAACAACTTAAATTAATAAAATTTGTTTATTTAGAAATTAATACTATTGGATCATTAGAATCTAGAAATATTTATAAGAAAAAATTAATTAAATTTTTAAATTCTAAAAAACATTTATTTACTGATCAAGAAATTATTACATGTAAAAAAAATCCATTACGAATATTAGATAGTAAAAATAAAAATATTCAAAAAATTTTAAAAAATGCTCCTAAGTTAATTGATTATATAACAAAAAAAGAAAAAAAAAATTTTTTAAAATTTTGTAAAAATATAAAAAATATGTCTATTAATTATAAAATTAATCATAATCTTGTAAGAGGGTTAGATTATTATAATGATTTAGTTTTTGAATGGAAATCAAACTTTTTAGGAAGTCAAAATACAATTTGTGGGGGAGGAAGATATGATTATTTAATAAACAAAATATATGGACGTAATATTCCAGCTTTAGGATTTGCTATTGGCATGGAAAGATTAATTTCTTTAGTTAATATCACTAAATCAATTATTTTAAAAAATGATCAAACAGATATATACTTTATTCAAGAAAAAAATTCTAAAAATTTAGATAATATAAAAATTATAGAAAATATTAGAAATAATTTTCCAAATTTAAAAATTATTTTTGATTATCATGTAGGAAATATCAAAAAAAAATTAATTCGAGCAAAAAAATTTAATGCTAAAATAGTAATTATTAATAAGTTTAAAAAAAATAAAAATTTTATAATTTTTAAAAAATATAATGAAAATAAAGAGAGTATAATTCTAAAAAAACAAATTATAAAAAAAATATTTAATTATTTTAAATAA
- the trpD gene encoding anthranilate phosphoribosyltransferase translates to MKKILEKLYNKKKLTKKESYNLTLSIIKKKFNNIQITSIITALKVRGEKYHELYGIVKACLKKQKKFPTPKCVFGDIVGTGGDKNNINISTASAIVSASMGFKVIKHCNKSSSGLKTGSANILKKFNFKSTLNTLKSKKFFDKFNICFLYAPKYNPIFKNVKKIRKCLNTKTFLNIIGPLLNPSKPKFAVIGTYNKKIMYIIAKILKKLKFKRAFIINSNNTDKINLYYLNNIIELKNKKIKSYTLSSQDFGIKKHEKPMINNNILQNNFKIIKNVFLGRGPLIYKEIIAVNTAIFLKLFGLENLKKNTKKILHHINNKKVYHFINKIKF, encoded by the coding sequence ATGAAAAAAATATTAGAAAAACTTTATAATAAAAAAAAATTAACTAAAAAAGAATCTTATAATTTAACATTATCAATAATTAAAAAAAAATTTAATAATATTCAAATAACTAGTATTATTACAGCCTTAAAAGTGAGAGGAGAAAAATATCATGAATTATATGGAATTGTAAAAGCGTGTTTAAAAAAACAAAAAAAATTTCCTACACCAAAATGTGTATTTGGAGATATTGTTGGAACTGGTGGAGATAAAAATAATATAAATATTTCTACTGCAAGTGCAATTGTATCTGCATCTATGGGTTTTAAAGTTATTAAACATTGTAATAAAAGTTCTTCTGGGTTAAAAACAGGATCAGCAAATATTTTAAAAAAATTTAATTTTAAATCTACTTTAAATACTTTAAAATCTAAAAAATTTTTTGATAAATTTAATATTTGTTTTTTATATGCTCCAAAATATAATCCTATTTTTAAAAATGTAAAAAAAATAAGAAAATGTTTAAACACTAAAACTTTTCTTAATATTATTGGTCCTCTTTTAAATCCTTCTAAACCCAAATTTGCTGTAATAGGGACATATAATAAAAAAATAATGTATATAATTGCAAAAATTTTAAAAAAATTAAAATTTAAAAGAGCATTTATTATAAATAGTAATAATACAGATAAAATTAATTTATATTATTTAAATAATATTATCGAATTAAAAAATAAAAAAATTAAAAGTTATACACTATCTTCTCAAGATTTTGGCATTAAAAAACATGAAAAACCAATGATTAATAATAATATTTTGCAAAATAATTTTAAAATTATAAAAAACGTTTTTTTAGGAAGGGGTCCTTTAATATATAAAGAAATTATTGCAGTAAATACGGCAATTTTTTTAAAACTTTTTGGGTTAGAAAACTTAAAAAAAAATACAAAAAAAATATTACATCATATTAATAATAAAAAAGTTTATCATTTTATTAATAAAATAAAATTTTAA
- the mfd gene encoding transcription-repair coupling factor, which yields MKKNIEKIYIDQPIIHVKYGIGIYKGLINLKISGIISEYLIILYENNDKLYVPISSIHLIQNYICKNIKNISLNKLGNKKWNKTTKNLTKQIYDTAALILKTQAVRSSKKGFSFIINKNLYKKFCLNFPFKFTLDQKKSIKSIFQDMQRNIPMDRLICGDVGFGKTEVAMHAAFLASSNNKQVVILVPTTLLAEQHYKNFLNRFKQFSIKIDMISSFRNQNKRLKIFKNIKNGKIKILIGTHALLYNNFKWKNLGLLIVDEEHRFGVYHKEKIKSYFKNIDVLTLTATPIPRTLNMALLGIRDLSIISTPPRKKISIKTFIKKYNNKTVRNAILKEINRNGQVFYIYNKIETIKKKLKKLIHLVPEANFYIAHGKMKKKKLKKIIKNFYNYKFNVLLCTTIIETGIDIPRANTILIENADFFGLSQLHQLRGRVGRSSKQAYAWFLLSKKDRITKYAKKRLNVISLKKNFDSGLSLAKKDLEVRGMGDILGNNQSGYLKNISFNFYQKLLNKAIINLKKRKKLSFKNLILKKPSIKLKISALIPANYINDVNIRLFFYQKINEISTLKKIKKIKKTLFNKFGKLPKFTKNLILIEEIKIKCKKIGIQSIKLNKKNGQIKFLTFKKINLEKFFLIITKKFDFWKLKKNKILIFQKKNFNNLNKAKWILKIVSQIYKKTY from the coding sequence ATGAAAAAAAATATTGAAAAAATTTATATTGATCAGCCAATAATACACGTTAAATACGGAATTGGAATTTACAAAGGTTTAATTAATTTAAAAATATCTGGGATTATATCTGAATATTTAATAATTTTATATGAAAATAATGATAAATTATACGTTCCAATTTCTTCTATACATTTAATTCAAAATTATATTTGTAAAAATATTAAAAACATCTCATTAAACAAATTAGGAAATAAAAAATGGAATAAAACAACTAAAAATCTTACAAAACAAATTTATGATACTGCTGCTCTTATTTTAAAAACACAAGCAGTTAGATCCTCTAAAAAAGGATTTTCTTTCATAATTAATAAAAATTTATATAAGAAATTTTGTTTAAACTTTCCATTTAAATTTACTTTAGATCAAAAAAAATCTATAAAATCAATTTTTCAAGATATGCAAAGAAATATTCCTATGGATCGTTTAATATGTGGAGATGTTGGATTCGGAAAAACAGAAGTAGCTATGCATGCTGCTTTTTTAGCTAGTTCTAATAATAAACAAGTAGTAATTTTAGTTCCTACAACTTTACTTGCTGAACAGCATTATAAAAATTTTTTAAATAGATTCAAACAATTTTCTATAAAAATAGATATGATTTCTAGTTTTAGAAATCAAAATAAACGTTTAAAAATTTTTAAAAATATTAAAAATGGAAAAATAAAAATTTTAATTGGAACTCATGCTTTATTATATAATAATTTTAAATGGAAAAACTTAGGCTTATTAATAGTAGATGAGGAACATAGATTTGGAGTTTATCATAAGGAAAAGATTAAATCATATTTTAAAAATATTGATGTATTAACTTTAACTGCAACTCCAATACCAAGAACATTAAATATGGCTTTATTAGGCATTCGAGATTTATCAATTATTTCTACGCCTCCTCGTAAAAAAATTTCTATTAAAACATTTATTAAAAAATATAATAATAAAACTGTTAGAAATGCTATTTTAAAAGAAATTAATAGAAATGGTCAAGTTTTTTATATATACAATAAAATTGAAACAATAAAAAAAAAATTAAAGAAATTAATTCACTTAGTTCCTGAAGCAAATTTTTATATAGCTCATGGAAAAATGAAAAAAAAAAAATTAAAAAAAATTATTAAAAATTTTTATAATTATAAATTTAATGTTTTATTATGTACAACAATTATTGAAACTGGAATAGATATTCCAAGAGCAAATACGATTCTTATAGAAAATGCTGATTTTTTTGGTTTATCTCAATTACACCAATTAAGAGGTAGAGTTGGAAGATCTTCTAAACAAGCATATGCATGGTTTTTATTATCTAAAAAAGATAGAATTACGAAATATGCAAAAAAAAGATTAAATGTTATTTCTTTAAAAAAAAATTTTGATTCAGGACTTTCTTTGGCAAAAAAAGATTTAGAAGTTCGAGGAATGGGAGATATTTTAGGAAATAATCAAAGTGGTTATTTAAAAAATATTAGTTTCAATTTTTACCAAAAGTTATTAAATAAAGCTATTATAAATTTAAAAAAAAGAAAAAAATTAAGTTTTAAAAATCTTATTTTAAAAAAACCTTCTATAAAATTGAAAATATCTGCATTAATCCCAGCAAATTATATAAATGATGTAAACATTAGATTATTTTTTTATCAAAAAATTAATGAAATATCTACGTTAAAAAAAATAAAAAAAATAAAAAAAACATTATTTAATAAATTCGGGAAATTGCCAAAATTTACTAAAAATTTAATTCTTATAGAAGAAATTAAAATAAAATGCAAAAAAATTGGAATACAATCTATTAAATTAAACAAAAAAAATGGACAAATAAAATTTTTAACATTTAAAAAAATAAATTTAGAAAAATTTTTTTTAATCATTACAAAAAAATTTGATTTTTGGAAATTAAAAAAAAATAAAATTTTAATTTTTCAAAAAAAAAATTTTAATAACTTAAATAAAGCTAAATGGATCTTAAAAATAGTTTCACAAATTTATAAAAAAACTTATTAA